The Aerosakkonema funiforme FACHB-1375 genome contains the following window.
GTACATTACCTCATCATTTTCCCGAATTTCTGTTTCAATTTCGTCCGGGAAAGCTTCAGCATAAGCCCAAGCATTAGCCAGATCCGTTGCAGAAAGCGATGGATAGCTTGTGAGTAAATCGGCTTCACTATATCCAATGCGATGAGCTTCTACAAGTCCCCAAACGGTGATGCGCGTTCCAGCAATACAGGCACTCCCACCACAAACTCCAGGCTTTTTTTCAATACCGCGCCCTAAAGTGATTTTGCCTTGCGATAGAAGTTGAACTACTTGAGCTTTTTCTTCATCAGAGAGTGCTAGCAGTTGAGTTTCTAATTCTTTCAGCGTCATAGCAAACAAAGACAAGGGTTACTTTCTATGTTACCAAACGATCCCCAACATCTTTTTATACTCACAATCTTATCCATTTTTACCATGATAATGTGATGATTGGGCGAATAGGGAATGCCTACCGCACGCTGCGCGAATGCCTACGACACGGATAGCGATATGCCGTTCGTCAGCTGCGCCATAATGCTCCGCATCGCTATCGCGATCGCACCTCCAAAAAAAGCGATCGCACCCTTGTCACAAGCTATAATTTGCTCAGAGTTAAGTTGATACAACCCCAATGCTAACACTTGAGCAAATCGAGTCTGCTATTCTTCAGCTATCCCCAGATGAGTATAGAAAACTGAGCGAGTGGTTTGCCAATTTAGATTATCAACGCTGGGATGAGCAATTAGAGAAAGACATTGCCAATGGAAAACTAGAAGACCTAGCAAAAGAGGCGATCGCTGAATTTGAAGCGGGGCAGTGTCGAAGCATCTGATGAATTACACAACTCGTCGATTTTGGGAATGTTACAACGCTCTACCTGAAGAAGTGCAGCGAACAGCGGATCGGTGTTATCAGTTACTTAAAACCGATCCTTTTCATCCATCGCTACACTTCAAGAAAGTTGGTAATTACTGGTCAGTGCGAGTAGGACAACATTATAGGGCTTTGGGCGTAGAAGTTAAAGGCGGTATTTCATGGTTTTGGATTGGGACACACGCAGAGTACGACAAACTCATTGATGTATAGTTTCGATCGGATCGCTG
Protein-coding sequences here:
- a CDS encoding DUF433 domain-containing protein, with the translated sequence MTLKELETQLLALSDEEKAQVVQLLSQGKITLGRGIEKKPGVCGGSACIAGTRITVWGLVEAHRIGYSEADLLTSYPSLSATDLANAWAYAEAFPDEIETEIRENDEVMYEDF
- a CDS encoding ParE family toxin-like protein, giving the protein MNYTTRRFWECYNALPEEVQRTADRCYQLLKTDPFHPSLHFKKVGNYWSVRVGQHYRALGVEVKGGISWFWIGTHAEYDKLIDV